The following coding sequences are from one Eleginops maclovinus isolate JMC-PN-2008 ecotype Puerto Natales chromosome 13, JC_Emac_rtc_rv5, whole genome shotgun sequence window:
- the tomm40l gene encoding mitochondrial import receptor subunit TOM40B — MGSVLAASSPNPPPPSSGGVAAAPGLTVPPGFGMPPVSSVIPPDGAASEQEAENPLPNPGAFDECHRKCKEVFPMQMEGVRLVVNKGLSNHFQVNHTVLLSTTGDSTYRFGATYVGTKQMGPGEFFPVMVGDMDNSGSLNAQIIHQVASRIRSKLAFQTQQNKFVNWQGDAEIKGEDYTATITLGNPDVLVGSGILIAHYLQSITPALALGGELVYHRRPGEEGSVMSLVGRYTGSNYIATLTLGSAGAHASYYHKANEQLQLGVELEASMRMQDTSVSFGYQLDVPKANLLFKGSVDSNWVVGATLEKKLLPLPLSLVLCTFLNHRKNKFQCGFGVTIG, encoded by the exons ATGGGCAGTGTTTTGGCTGCCAGCTCCCCCAACCCTCCGCCCCCGTCTTCCGGCGGTGTGGCTGCTGCCCCAGGGTTGACGGTGCCTCCCGGCTTTGGGATGCCTCCAGTCTCCTCGGTTATACCGCCTGATGGGGCAGCCTCAGAGCAGGAGGCAGAGAACCCTCTGCCCAACCCGGGGGCGTTCGATGAGTGTCATCGCAAGTGCAAAG AGGTGTTCCCTATGCAGATGGAGGGTGTCCGGCTAGTTGTCAACAAAGGCCTTAGCAACCACTTCCAG GTGAATCACACGGTGCTGCTGAGCACCACCGGGGACTCCACCTACAGGTTTGGAGCCACATACGTAGGAACAAAGCAGATGGGTCCAGGAGAG TTTTTTCCAGTCATGGTGGGAGACATGGACAACAGCGGCAGCCTTAACGCTCAGATCATCCACCAGGTCGCCAGCAGAATACGATCCAAATTGGCCTTCCAG ACGCAGCAAAACAAGTTTGTGAACTGGCAGGGAGATGCAGAGATTAAAGGAGAAGACTACACTGCGACCATCACACTTGGAAACCCAGATGTCCTCGTCGGCTCTG GGATTCTTATAGCGCACTACCTCCAGTCCATCACACCGGCCCTGGCTCTAGGGGGGGAGCTGGTGTACCACCGCAGGCCGGGGGAGGAAGGCTCTGTGATGTCTTTGGTGGGCAGATACACAG GAAGTAACTACATCGCCACATTGACCCTCGGCTCAGCGGGGGCTCACGCTTCATATTATCACAAAGCCAACGAGCAG CTGCAGCTGGGGGTGGAGTTGGAGGCGAGCATGCGCATGCAGGACACCAGCGTGTCGTTCGGCTACCAGCTAGATGTGCCTAAAGCTAATTTACTGTTCAAAG GTTCAGTAGACAGTAACTGGGTGGTGGGTGCGACGTTAGAAAAGAAGCTGCTCCCACTGCCGCTCTCTCTGGTCCTCTGCACCTTCCTCAACCACCGCAAGAACAAGTTC